The window GTTGGCTCGGCCACCGCTGACGATGCCGGTGTGTTTAAAATCGACGACGAGCGCGCCCTCGTCCAGACGACTGATTTTTTCACTCCCATCGTCGATGACCCCGAGCTCTACGGGCGTATTGCTGCGGCCAATTCGCTCTCCGATGTGTACGCCATGGGAGGCCGACCGATCACCGCCCTGGCCATCGCGGGGATGCCGACCGAGCACGTTGACCACGAAACCATCCGGGCCATTTTCAAAGGGGGGGCGGAAATGTGTGTCGAAGCCGAATGCTGCCTGCTTGGTGGACATACCATCAAAAACCCTGAACCGATCTACGGCTTGGCGGTCACCGGACTCGTGCACCCCGAACGCTATCTCGCCAATACCCACGCCCGTCCGGGAGAATTCCTGGTACTGACCAAACCACTTGGCAGCGGTATTGTGTCGACCGGTATCAAACGGGGGATCTGCAGCGAGGAACTTGCCGAAACCGCCAGCCAGCTGATGGCCACACTCAACAAACCGGGTAGCACACTCGCCGAGCGCGGCCTGGTCCGCTGCTGTACCGATATTACCGGCTTTGGCCTCGGTGGCCACTTGATCGAACTCTGTAACGGCAGCAACGTCTCCGCGGAACTCGATGCCTCTGCCTTGCCGCTGATGTCCCCTGAGGTTCTCGATCTGATTGCAGCCGGTTGCGTGCCTGGTG of the Akkermansiaceae bacterium genome contains:
- the selD gene encoding selenide, water dikinase SelD, translating into MHGLPQYQDNRLLVGSATADDAGVFKIDDERALVQTTDFFTPIVDDPELYGRIAAANSLSDVYAMGGRPITALAIAGMPTEHVDHETIRAIFKGGAEMCVEAECCLLGGHTIKNPEPIYGLAVTGLVHPERYLANTHARPGEFLVLTKPLGSGIVSTGIKRGICSEELAETASQLMATLNKPGSTLAERGLVRCCTDITGFGLGGHLIELCNGSNVSAELDASALPLMSPEVLDLIAAGCVPGGSHKNLAHTEPYTTFAENVTDARKLIFADAQTSGGLLLSVPGENLNAVMETLEETLAPCAVVIGKTIPRDHSAIYVTAS